In Methanofollis aquaemaris, the genomic window CCTTCGAGTTTGTTCTCATGAATATTTCTCTGAAGGTATCCAAAAGAGACAGGATTGATCTCCATGGCATGCACCTTTGCGCCTGCCGACGCCATCGGGACCGTGAAGTACCCGATCCCGGCGAACATATCTGCCACCCGCTCGCCTGGTGCGATGACCCGACCCATCAGCCGCCGCTCCTCCAGGTTGCCCTGGGCGAACATCACCTCTGCCGGGTTGAGCCAGTAACAGAACCCATTCTCATGGTGGCAGACCGGGTGGGGATCGCCATAGAGCACCTCGGTCGCAGGGAGGCGGCGGACCCCGTCGATCCCGGCGAGGTACAACACACAGGCCGGAGAGCGCCATGCCACGATCGCCGCCACCTCCTCGTCGGTGGGGCGCGCACCGTGGATGACAGCGGTGTCCCCGATCATCTGGAAGGAGCGGCCCCGGTACGGCCGGCGCTCGGGCAGATCAAACTCCACCCCATAGCCCTCCCGCACCGGGACATAGGCCCATTCCCCTTCGACATAGGGGCGGCGGGACCGGTCGAGCCACTCCTCCCGCATCGCTGCGGCGAGGGCGTCCCTGGAGACCTTCCGTACCCGCATGCCTGTCTCACCCTACAAGGACCAAGCGCTCGGCCTCATCGTCCCTGAGAACTCTGATCGTTCCCCCGTCCTCGACCTCAAGCCAGGGGACTGCCCGGCACTCGACCGGCACCTGGGTTCTGGGGTCAAGGAGCCCGATCACGTCGCCGTCATGGTAGGTGACCAGGGCGTTCTCGGCGTCGCCCACATTGCCGACAAGCCGATCGATCTCATCCTCGGAGACAAAACGCGACGTGCCTTCCCTGAGGTCATATACCTGGATTCTGCCGTGTCCCGCCCCCCGCACTTCCAGATAGTGATTGTGGACAACAACGACGTCGCCGGTCTGGAACCTGGGGAGACGGACAAGATAGGTGACGCGGTAGAGACGCTTGCCGTCCTTCTCACCGACAAGTTTGGGGTGGGTGGTCATCTTCCCGCCGAGGGCAGAACAGAACTGGGAGGAGATCACCTGCCCGATGTGCTGAGAACCGACGATGATGTCGATACCATCCCTGATCTCATCGATACTCGAGATAAAGGAGAGACGCTCGCCGCCCTCCTGGAGCCCGTCTTCGATCTCCTCTGCGATCCGAATCGCCCGGTCCATCTCGCGGCCAGAAGGTCTCCGGCCGGTGGCCCGGAGCTGGATGATCCCCTCGTAGTAGCCGCCGCTGATCCGGTTGCACCGGTCACACTGCTCCTTTCTCCAGATGATCTTGACCTCGCAGGTTCCGGTGACCTCAACGCCGTAGAGTTTCCCCGAGACCGTCAGGTCGACGAAGGTCCGATTCGGGTTGGGATCACGGTATGTCAGCGAGGTCTCGGCACCCCGCAGGTCGGGGTGGAGGGTCAGGGCCGAGAGGGCGATCTCATGGATCATGGTCTCGTGGTCGACCGTGGTGTCGGTCCAGGTCTTGCCGTGCTTCTGGGAATCGCAGACCGGGCAGTAGATGCTCTCCACCCTGGGCTCGCACTTCAGCCACTCGGTCTCCGCCGCCCGGCACACGTTGCAGAGCCCGGCCGAGGGTTTGCCGCAGCGCGGGCAGACGCTCCTGAGAATCTCCATGATTATACCGAGATGATGAGGGCGTGCGGGACACCGCCGATCTTCACGCAGCACTCTTCGGAGATCAGTCCCATTGCGACCGCAACCCCGACCGCCTGCTCGCCGATGAGGTTGGCGTTGCAGGCACCCCGCAGGGCGGCCCGCACTTCCTCTTCGGTCGCGGGTGTCGAGCCGTAAAAGGCTTCGGTGACGGCGACTTCGACATCACCGTGGCAGAGGGTGGTGTTGAGCAGGTCTTCGTCGCAGACCGCCACCACGGCACCCTCCCTGGTATGGTGGACCTTGAGGTACATTCGTACGTACGTTGTACGGCGAGAGTAAAAAAGAGGTGGATCGTTCAGAGTGATATTTCGACGCCATAAACCGCAGACGGCGTCCCGGCGTGGATCTGCCAGGCCTCGTCTGCGGTGATCGCACCAGACTCGATCATCTTGCGGGTGACTCTCGGGACTGATTTGGGGCCGAGCACCGCGCCGGGCCGGGTGTTGTCGTCCATGTAGTCGGTCTCCATGGTGAACCGCCGCCCGGACCGGGCCATTTCGGCAAGCCCTTCCTGTTTGGCGAGGAAGGAGGGCATCAGAGGGGTGTCGGGGGTGGCATAGTGTTTGACGACGCGGCCGGGGTCCATCCCGGCCTGTCTCGCGAGATCGACGATGTCGGCGCACGGCCCGCTCTCGGCATGGAGTTGCACCGCACACCCGAGGTCGGCGCCGAGTTCGAGGGCGTGGACAAGCACCTGTTCGGAGGCGGCGGCGACGTCGGGTTCCACCGGGAAGTGGGGGCGACCGCTCTTGAGGGCGACGGCCTTCCCTTCCTCGACGTACTCCGCCGCCACGTCGAGTCCGGCGCAGGCGAGGTCGACGGCGGCGGCAAGCCCGATCCGGTCGCCGTATTTCAGGACTTCGATGGGGTGGACGCCGAGGATGGGGAAGACCGTGACTCCCACCTCGCGGACCATCCCGGCGACCCGCAGGGTTTCGTCGAAGGCCGTCCGGTAATCGTCCCCTTTCCGGGGGCAGACGCCGACGGTGTAGGCCGGAAGGGCGACCATGAAGACGTGCGTCCCGCCGGCGCGCTTGAAATCTTTCGCCGCCTCCACGCCGCGGCCGTGGACCGGATCGAAGTGGATGTGGTCGTCGGTGATCGGGGTCTCAGGCAGTTTCATCGATTGACCTGATGCTCATGAGGGGATACTCGCCGGTGAAGTGGAGTTCGGCGACGCACCTGGCCGTCCCGACCTGGGTGGTGATCTCCACCGAGAACATCGCCCCTGCCAGTTCGGAGTAGCCGAAGGGGTTGGCGGTCATCATCTCGCGGTCCAGAGTGACATGGATCTCCTCGACGTACGGCTGGAGGCCGACGGCCTGCTCGATCGCGGTCTCCACGCTTGCGGCCGTCGCACGGGAGATCGGCGTCCCGACCCACTGATGGTACAGGGCGCCGAGTTTGATCCCGGCCTCGAAGGCCGCCTGTTCACGGTCACTGCTCATGGAGGATCATGGGTGTTGATGGGATTTATAGAGTGGCGAGGGGAACAGGGGGCGGCACCGTGCTCTGGTCGGGATCTTCGATGTGGCCTTTCCGGTTCTATCTTCGGGGTCGCGTCGGGATGATTGGATCAGGAACAGATGGGCCACCCTCCATCACCAAAATTTTTCTGTCGTCTCGCGCCGGGGGTTTCCCCCCGGACCCCCACGACGAAGATAGAGCGGGGGTGGCATTCTTTTTCACCGTGATGAAAGCGATCGAGATCCAACAGGGGCATGAAGATCAGGCGTGCCGTCTTCATGGTGCAAAATAGACCGGGCGTTTACCCGGTTTGCGAATATTTTCCCATGACCGGGGGCGTCAGGGGCTGGAAAATCCTCCGGCACCCCGTCATCGGATTGAAAACCCAGGTATTCTGAGAGGAAAACTGGTTTTCTATTTTCAAATGGATGAAAGAGAGAGGAGATCAGATGATGATCGCCTGGGTCTTCTCATCCTTCTCCACATCGAAGTCGGTAACCGCCGCTTCGGTGGTGAGGAGCATCCCGGCGATGGAAGCGGCGTTCTGGAGCCCGCTCCTGACCACCTTGGTCGGATCGAGGACACCCGCCACAGCGAGGTCTTCGAAGACACCGGTCTTGGCGTTGTACCCAATCTGCTCGTCGGCTCCGGCCCTCACCCGTGCGACGACCTCAGCACCTTCCATCCCGGCGTTCTCCGCGATCTGGCGCATCGGTTCTTCGAGAGCGCGCCTGACAATTGAGAGCCCGACCTGCTCGTCGCCCTCGAACTCGACACCCTCGAGTGCGGCCTGTGCTCTGAAGAGCGTGACACCGCCGCCGGCGACCACGCCCTCCTCGACCGCCGCCTTGGTGGCATTGAGGGCGTCGTCGATCCGCATCTTCTTCTCCTTCTGTTCGGTCTCGGTCGCCGCACCGACACGGATCACCGCCACGCCGCCGCCGAGTTTTGCGAGACGTTTCCTGAGATTCTTCTTCTTGTATTCGGAGTCGGCGATCTTGATCTGCGACTCGATGAGTGCGACCCGCTCGTCGATGGCAGACTTCTGGCCCTTGCCGCCGACGATGACGGTCTTGTCATGGTCGACCTTCACATTCCTGGCATGGCCAAGCATCGCCTCGGTGACCTCTTCGAGCTTGTAGCCGCGCTCCTCGGAGACGACCGTCGCCCCGGTGAGCACCGCGATATCGTCGAGCATCGCCTTCTTCTCATCGCCGAAGCCCGGCGCCTTGACCGCACAGACCTTCAGCGCACCCCGGATCACGTTGAGGACCAGCGCCGCCTGGGCGTCGCCGTCCACGTCCTCCGCGATGATGAGGAGCGGCTTGCCTTCGGCGGCCGCCATCTCGAGGGCCGGAACGATCTGCTTCACCGTCGAGATCTTCCGGTCGGTGACGAGAATCGACGGCTCCTCGTACTCACAGACCTGCTGTTCGGGATCGGTGACCATGTACGGGGAGAGGTAGCCGCGCTCGAACTGCATCCCCTCCTCGACCTTGAGGGTGGTCTCCATCGTCTTCGAGTTCTCGACCGAGATGACACCGTTGTACCCGACCTTCTCCATGGCATCGGCGATGAGCCGCCCGGTCTCTTCATCGTTGTTGGCCGAGACGGTAGCGACCTGGACGATCTTCTCCTTCTCCTGGACCGGGATGCTCTGTTCTTTGATCCGATCCACGACCAGGCCGACGGCGCGGTCGATGCCGTGCTTTACCTCGATTGGGTTGGCGCCGGCGGCGATGTTCTTCATCCCTTCGTTGAGCATCGCCTGGGCGAGGAGGGTCGCAGTGGTGGTGCCGTCGCCGGTGTTGTCCTGAGTCTTTGAGGCCACTTCTCTGACAAGTTTCGCTCCCATATTCTCGAACTTGTCTGAGAGTGAGATCTCCTTGGCGATGGTTACGCCATCGTTGGTGACAAGCGGCCTGGAACCGCGGTCCAGGACGACGTACCTCCCCCTGGGGCCGAGGGTGATCTTGACGGTGTTGGCGACCTTGTCCACCCCGGCAAGCAGGGCCTGACGGGCCGCCTCATTGAACATAATCTGTTTGGTGGTCATTGCGCTCACGCCTCCTCCACTTTTGCAAGGATGTCCTTCCAGTCGACAAAGAGGCACTTCTCACCGTCGACCTCGATCTCCTCTGACGAGTAGCCGCCATAGATGACGTGGTCGCCCGCCTTCACCGGGAGTGCCCGACCGTCCTCGTACGTTCCGGCGGCGATGATGATTCCTTCGTTGCGCTTCTCGCGCGCCGCGTCGGGGAGGTAGATCCCGGACGAGGTCTTTTCCTCTGATTTCTTCTGCCTGATCAGTACTCTCTCTCCGATAGGCTGGATTTTTGCCATATTATTCCTCGTGCGGTCCACATTGAGTGGATCATCCCATATGATGGGTTTGATTTCTATTTAGTCTTTTCCAGTTAAATCGATATGATCTCAACATTATTGAAATAGAATCGATGCAAACCCTCATAGAGTCACACTATGATCGAACAGCGCATCTCCCTCAACACCATTGAGCGGCCGCCGGGGAGCGGGGTCGATGAACACCTCGCCTGGTTCTGTCAGAGCCTTGGACTGACAAATGGCCGTGACCTGGAAAATGTCGCCCAGCAGGTCGTCCTCCAGGTTATCGGAGAAATTGCAGCAGAGCGAGGCGTCGCCTCCGAGACCCTTGCCGGACACCTGGAGATCACCCCCGGACGGGTGAACCACCATGTCAGGAACCTCACGCTCGCCGGCCTTCTGTATCGAAAAAAGAAACTCATCTACCTGCGCGGTGGGAGCATGACCGCCGCCGTCGAGGAGATGAGAAAGGATGCCAACCGGATCTTCGACGACCTCCTGGAAGTGGCCGGGGAACTGGACGAAGCGATGGGGATCAGGCAGTCGTGATACCAGAAGGAGATCTTGCTCGGCGTGGCAAGAGCGACCATGACCGTGAAGACCGTCAGAATAAGAGATCCGCCCTGCGGTTCACTTTCCGGGATGCCGGCCCTCAAGAAATGGGGGGGTGCCCCCTCCAGGATGGGGCGGAATGCCCCCCTGAAGGGTCAGATGCAGGCACAGGAAGGGAAGGCCGGTGTCATCAGCCCTCGGCCGGAGACAGGCACCCGGTTCCGACATCCACGACTAAAGATATAATTCTTTTTTTATATATTCGTTATGTGCTGATTCTATGCAGATCAGAAGAGAGGAATTGGATGGGCAGAGGGAGAGTCATTCATGGAAGAGAGGAGTCGCCGTCTCCAGGGCGGTTTCTCCCATGGAGGCGACCAAAAAGATCATTCAAGAATTTCATTTTACCCACGATACAGGTTCACCCCGTTCTTTTCTCTCTTCGACGGCATGCTGAACATTCCTCAGTCGCCAGAGCGCACGGATGCCATAGACAGTCACCGCCCCGGAGATCACGACCCAGGGCGTGCAGATGAATAGAACAAATCCAATATCGAGTGCCATGGGATTGCTGTACCACTGGCCCAGAAATAGAATCGCGATATAAAGACCCAAACCAGAGATCGGGATACACACAAAGGAGAGAATAAACCAGGCGTATTCATTGGGCAATATTTTTGCCTCTCTTTTGCCGGTGAAGGAGGGATAGAAGAACCAGACGACATAAACGACTGTCACAATCGGGATCAGATAGATCGATTCAATGAACATGGCCTGCTCCGCCACCGGGCATAGACAGAAAAATCGGGATCATTCCACCCCTCCCTCGACCGCGGCCACGTACTCCTGATACGGTTCTTCGACACCGCCATAATAGGCCGTCCCCGAGAAGACCCAGACCGGCGCGACGGTTTCCTGGTCGGAGATTCTTGGCTCCATCCAGTAACCGATCGAGATCTCCTCGATCAATACCCGGCCGTACCTGCTCGCATCGCCGGGGCGAACAGTCTTACCGACCTTCAGATCCTCATATGCTTCCTCTGCGGAGATGACCTTCGTCTTTTCTGTAGCCTCGACCTCACGCCAGCACCTCACCATCCCGACGACATCGCCGCCGTCGCCGATGGTCACCGCCATCTCGTCGCCGTAGACCGGAAACCCGTCGAGTGTCCTCGCATACCTGACAGCGAGCGTCACGTCGTAGGTCTCTTCGGGTTCGTTGCTCCCCGCCGTCCAGACCTCGTGCCGCTGGTCCACTTCGACGGCACTCACCTCCGCACCGGACGGCAGCAGTTCCCGCTCCTCCAGGAAGGCGTCGGCGATCGCTATCACTTCCTCCCTGGAAGGAAGGGCGGGCGGTTCGGTGACGGCATTGGGGAACATTCTGTCAGGGACTTCATAGAGAACCGCCCCCGAGGCGGGATACATCGAGAGACGCACGAGATCGTCCTTCGAGTCGTCGACCACCCGCATCTCCCCGGTTCTCTGGTTGCACACCTCCGCCTTCCCCGTCATCCCGAACCGTGCCGCGACCTCCTCCACCGACTGCGCCGTCACCGCCGGCACATCGGTGCGGTAGATGGAGTACGATGCATCGGTCAGTTCAGGAAATTCTGTCGACATCTCGAACGCAGTTGCGGCACTCTCCCGGTTTGCCGGCAATGGCCCGCTCTCTTCGCCATCCACCGGCAAGAGAGCGCATAATGCCAGTACAACGATGAGTGCGAGAACGCCGGCGAGGATGATGATGATCTTTTTCATGGTTCACTCTCCTTCTCCAATTTCTTCTCTCTCTTTCCCGAGATCGATCAGGAAGAGAGGGATGCAGAGGGCCGTCGAGATGAGGAGCATCCTGAGAAACGACTTCAACATCTCCATCGTGAAATAGAGCGGCCCGATCATCCCGATGGTACGCTCTATGGCATCGTAATCAGGGAAGACCTCGCCGCTCGCAAAGCCGATGAGATTCGCAGTTATCAGGGAGAAGAGGGGGATGCAACAGACATAGACCCACTTCCATGCCCCCCCGGTCCTGAGAGGGATGAGCACAAACGGGGTCATCGTCGCCAGCACCTGCACGGTCAGGATGACAAAGATCGCTCCGGGCGGTTGTGGACCAATGGCCTCGAACGGGATGAGAAACGGCATGACAAGGGCGATGAGCCCGGCCAGAGCAGGCGGTGCGATGGAGCGGAGGGGTGGATCCGGGATCCTCTCGATGACGGCATAGAGGAGGGCGGGGTAGAGGAGAAGGGAAAGGATGATGAGAGGGACGTCGAACAGCATCATGTAACTCCAGATATTCAGAATATCTGATTTCCAGTATACTCTGAAGGAGTATATATGATTTCTATGCCGTTTCTCTACAGATCAGAACGGCGGGCCGCCACCGAAGGCCAGGGACGGTCGGGAGGGTGTGAGTTTTCATCACGCCATCATCACTTGTCGCATGTGTTGGGCCGCATCCCCAGACAAGACCGCACCGATCTCCAGATTCTCATGCCTCTCTGGTCCCGGTCACGGTCGTGGTCACCCGCCCTTCCCTTTCGTCGACCAGGAAGTCGACGATCGCGGTCTCGTTCACGATCCTGAGAGCCGGGGCACATCCGTCCCCTGCAGAAGGTAGAGGTGTAGGATGACAGGAGAGGAGCACTCCCTCGACCTCCCCTCCACCGAGATACATCTCCCTCGCCGCCTCGTCCCTGAGTGCGACACGAGCGATATATGAGGCGTTCGTCGCCATCCAGTCGGGCTCTTCTGGAGATATGACCGGGACATTCGCATAATCGAAGTCAGGAAGATCAGTAGATACCGCGGGGCGGGGCGTGAGCGATACCAGCGTCTCAGTCGGGGCAGGTGTCGTTGCAAGCGTTGCATTGTCAACTGGAGACGTGCACCCGGAGACACATACCATCATGCCGATGATCACAAGATAATACCATAGTTCTCTCATGTGAGCACCTTTTTTCCTAGCTTCTCCCGGCATGATCGCCTGGTTTGCCGTGAGAAGTTCCACGCTACCATCACCTGCAGACCTGGATGTTCTGCCCCTCTGGGACACCAGGTCAGGCGTCCACAACGTACAAAATATTTTTAACAATATATAATCACTATGGTCACACCCTCTATCTATCAAGGAGGAATTAGACGATCAGCTCACAAAGTTTAAGGTTACAGATCCCGATTCAGGATATGGCGATACCATGCAGCCTGAAAAAACTATCCTGATTCTCATCATCGCCGTAGCACTGCTTGTACCTGCTGCGGCCGCCCTCGACCTGAGGGCGGAGACCGCCAACCAGATCACCGTCTCCCCCATCCCCGACGGGCTGGTCGACCTGGACGAATTCAAAAATGCCGTCCGTTCGGTCGGAGGCACCATCTATCCAAATGAGTTAGACACCATCAATAAGTACATCCCCTCCAATGTTAAGACCATAGAAGTGTACCTCGATTGGAGCGGGCACAGCGGTGGCCCATACTCTGTCCGTCTGAATATCCTATTACCAGGAACCAACGGCCAACTCGGCCCGTATTATGACGGTGTCGACGGAAGAAGCGATGAAAAGATCACACTGTCCTTCTCGGACTCATCCGGCCTCCCGAGCGGCACCTGGAGTTTCTGTGTCTATGGCGATGACGTGCCGAGAGACGGGATCCCGTACACCCTGAACGCCGTATACTTCTAAAATCACACCTCCGGAGCAGGACATGCAACCAAAATTCGTTCTTTTTTTGATATTCGCACTTCTCCTCTTCAGTCCGGGTTATCAGGCAACGGCAAAGATTATCGTCGAACCCATTCCTGCAGAGATGCCCCCAGACAGGATCAGTCTTGATGACGAAGAGATCGTGCCGATCTGGCACCTCACCCCTGTAAAGATTGTCATGTGCTTCGCTCTCATCTACTGTCCCCTCCTCTCCTGCCCGGTAGAACTCTTCTACTCCCTCAGCATCTGGGCCTATCTCGGCTACCGTCGCGCCTCGCGGCACCGCCCATTCGACAACCCGAACCGGTGGCAGATCTTTACCTGCATCAGGGAAAATCCCGGCATCTCAGTAACCGAGATCGCCGCTGCAACCGGGGTCAGCCGCGGCACGGTGCATTACCATCTCGCCTATCTGCAAAAAAGAAACCTCATCCACAAAAATACCGAAGGGAATACCATCGGCTACTTCGCATACACCGACGACTTCGACCCCACCGAAGAGCACATCCTCATGCACCTTAAAAACAAGACCAAAAAAAGTCTCCTCTCTCTCCTGATAGAGAAACCGGGAGTCACCCAGACAGAGGCCGCGGAGGCGATCGAGGTATCAAGGCCGACGGTCGCCTGGCATATGGAGCGACTCATCAAAGACGGGGTCGTCGAATCAAAGAAAATTAAAGGGAGGGTGCGGTACCAACTCACCCATGATGCCTGGGAGATGCTTGAAAAAGAGAGAGAGGGAGGGCGAAAAGAAGATACCATCGATTCCGGGTCGGCAACGGCCTGAAGAAAAACTCACGGAACATACCCGAAATTTTCCCGGACCTGAACATTCACCTGAGATTGAATGCGCTTTTTTGGTTTTATTGACTCTTTAGAATCACCCATGAAGCGAAAGCACACCTCAGGCATACGGGATGAAAATTTATCGTCGCTTGCTCTCTCATTTCAAGACTGAAGAACCGATGGGGATCTTGTTCCATCGCCGCCCCCACCTATCCTCGTCGTGGGGGGAACAAGCGTGAGCGAGTTCGAGAAGACGAAGTCTTCAAGTCCGGGGGGACGACCGAAGGGAGTCGAGAAAATCTCTGATTTTCGAGTCAGCCCCCCGGAACCCCCACGACGAAGATAGGGGTGGGGCGGCAATGAAGTGGTGGCCCCCCCTGGTGCCCCGTTCCGAAGGATAAGTGAGGATCTATGCCCAATCCAGAGACCCATGTAATTTTCATCGCGTATGCTTGAAGTGCAGGTTCATGATGAATTCTACAGAGCCGAACCCAGAAAAACTATCATAAAAGTCCCAGAATGTCGACTGTTATCATCTAGAATAAAGACGATCAATTACCATCTTAAGATGTTACAGCGAGGAGGTTGTACCTCCTCACCGATGCATCATTCAAAAATAGTGGTCTTCAGGGGGCATAGAAATAGATGCCGCGATTCTTTTCACAGACCACCAGATCTCCATCAATCGAGGGATCATAGCCATCGTTCACAATCAGTGTGGTTGTCCCGGTCGAGAGATCATGCTGATAGGTACCGCCACTGGCCTGCCAGACAATCTTGTCACCCGAGATATCGGGATATTTCTGGTCTCCTGGATCAGTGCATATCGCCGTTTCGGTCCCGCTGGAGAGATCGTACAGGTAAATATCATAGTCTCCGTTCCTGGTATCCTCCCAGACAATCCGATCCCCATCGATGGCAGGACGGTTCTGCAGACCCGCTGCGTTGCTGATGCAGGTCTCTACGTCGGTCGAGATGGTGTACATATAGATATCTCCTTCCCCGTTGCGATCGTCACGCCAAACGATACGGTCTCCCGATACGCTTGCAAGCCCCTGGTAGTCGGGCGCCGTGCAGACCAAACGCTCGGCTCCGGTTGCAATATCATACATGTAGATATCATTGCTTCTTCCATTGCGTTCTTCCTCCCAGACGACGATATCGCCGTCGATCGCCGGTT contains:
- a CDS encoding class I SAM-dependent methyltransferase → MRVRKVSRDALAAAMREEWLDRSRRPYVEGEWAYVPVREGYGVEFDLPERRPYRGRSFQMIGDTAVIHGARPTDEEVAAIVAWRSPACVLYLAGIDGVRRLPATEVLYGDPHPVCHHENGFCYWLNPAEVMFAQGNLEERRLMGRVIAPGERVADMFAGIGYFTVPMASAGAKVHAMEINPVSFGYLQRNIHENKLEGRVRPENGDCRDLLDGVYDRVVMGHFDAPGFFAAALAHAEVGTVIHLHALGDAAAAAEAMAKDAGFTAAVTTRKVKKYGPHIWHVVHDVVLS
- a CDS encoding 60S ribosomal export protein NMD3; translation: MEILRSVCPRCGKPSAGLCNVCRAAETEWLKCEPRVESIYCPVCDSQKHGKTWTDTTVDHETMIHEIALSALTLHPDLRGAETSLTYRDPNPNRTFVDLTVSGKLYGVEVTGTCEVKIIWRKEQCDRCNRISGGYYEGIIQLRATGRRPSGREMDRAIRIAEEIEDGLQEGGERLSFISSIDEIRDGIDIIVGSQHIGQVISSQFCSALGGKMTTHPKLVGEKDGKRLYRVTYLVRLPRFQTGDVVVVHNHYLEVRGAGHGRIQVYDLREGTSRFVSEDEIDRLVGNVGDAENALVTYHDGDVIGLLDPRTQVPVECRAVPWLEVEDGGTIRVLRDDEAERLVLVG
- a CDS encoding DUF424 domain-containing protein yields the protein MYLKVHHTREGAVVAVCDEDLLNTTLCHGDVEVAVTEAFYGSTPATEEEVRAALRGACNANLIGEQAVGVAVAMGLISEECCVKIGGVPHALIISV
- a CDS encoding TatD family hydrolase, coding for MKLPETPITDDHIHFDPVHGRGVEAAKDFKRAGGTHVFMVALPAYTVGVCPRKGDDYRTAFDETLRVAGMVREVGVTVFPILGVHPIEVLKYGDRIGLAAAVDLACAGLDVAAEYVEEGKAVALKSGRPHFPVEPDVAAASEQVLVHALELGADLGCAVQLHAESGPCADIVDLARQAGMDPGRVVKHYATPDTPLMPSFLAKQEGLAEMARSGRRFTMETDYMDDNTRPGAVLGPKSVPRVTRKMIESGAITADEAWQIHAGTPSAVYGVEISL
- a CDS encoding dihydroneopterin aldolase family protein; its protein translation is MSSDREQAAFEAGIKLGALYHQWVGTPISRATAASVETAIEQAVGLQPYVEEIHVTLDREMMTANPFGYSELAGAMFSVEITTQVGTARCVAELHFTGEYPLMSIRSIDETA
- the groL gene encoding chaperonin GroEL (60 kDa chaperone family; promotes refolding of misfolded polypeptides especially under stressful conditions; forms two stacked rings of heptamers to form a barrel-shaped 14mer; ends can be capped by GroES; misfolded proteins enter the barrel where they are refolded when GroES binds), which gives rise to MTTKQIMFNEAARQALLAGVDKVANTVKITLGPRGRYVVLDRGSRPLVTNDGVTIAKEISLSDKFENMGAKLVREVASKTQDNTGDGTTTATLLAQAMLNEGMKNIAAGANPIEVKHGIDRAVGLVVDRIKEQSIPVQEKEKIVQVATVSANNDEETGRLIADAMEKVGYNGVISVENSKTMETTLKVEEGMQFERGYLSPYMVTDPEQQVCEYEEPSILVTDRKISTVKQIVPALEMAAAEGKPLLIIAEDVDGDAQAALVLNVIRGALKVCAVKAPGFGDEKKAMLDDIAVLTGATVVSEERGYKLEEVTEAMLGHARNVKVDHDKTVIVGGKGQKSAIDERVALIESQIKIADSEYKKKNLRKRLAKLGGGVAVIRVGAATETEQKEKKMRIDDALNATKAAVEEGVVAGGGVTLFRAQAALEGVEFEGDEQVGLSIVRRALEEPMRQIAENAGMEGAEVVARVRAGADEQIGYNAKTGVFEDLAVAGVLDPTKVVRSGLQNAASIAGMLLTTEAAVTDFDVEKDEKTQAIII
- the groES gene encoding co-chaperone GroES, which translates into the protein MAKIQPIGERVLIRQKKSEEKTSSGIYLPDAAREKRNEGIIIAAGTYEDGRALPVKAGDHVIYGGYSSEEIEVDGEKCLFVDWKDILAKVEEA
- a CDS encoding ArsR family transcriptional regulator, translated to MIEQRISLNTIERPPGSGVDEHLAWFCQSLGLTNGRDLENVAQQVVLQVIGEIAAERGVASETLAGHLEITPGRVNHHVRNLTLAGLLYRKKKLIYLRGGSMTAAVEEMRKDANRIFDDLLEVAGELDEAMGIRQS
- a CDS encoding calcium-dependent protein kinase, with product MKKIIIILAGVLALIVVLALCALLPVDGEESGPLPANRESAATAFEMSTEFPELTDASYSIYRTDVPAVTAQSVEEVAARFGMTGKAEVCNQRTGEMRVVDDSKDDLVRLSMYPASGAVLYEVPDRMFPNAVTEPPALPSREEVIAIADAFLEERELLPSGAEVSAVEVDQRHEVWTAGSNEPEETYDVTLAVRYARTLDGFPVYGDEMAVTIGDGGDVVGMVRCWREVEATEKTKVISAEEAYEDLKVGKTVRPGDASRYGRVLIEEISIGYWMEPRISDQETVAPVWVFSGTAYYGGVEEPYQEYVAAVEGGVE
- a CDS encoding winged helix-turn-helix transcriptional regulator, which translates into the protein MQPKFVLFLIFALLLFSPGYQATAKIIVEPIPAEMPPDRISLDDEEIVPIWHLTPVKIVMCFALIYCPLLSCPVELFYSLSIWAYLGYRRASRHRPFDNPNRWQIFTCIRENPGISVTEIAAATGVSRGTVHYHLAYLQKRNLIHKNTEGNTIGYFAYTDDFDPTEEHILMHLKNKTKKSLLSLLIEKPGVTQTEAAEAIEVSRPTVAWHMERLIKDGVVESKKIKGRVRYQLTHDAWEMLEKEREGGRKEDTIDSGSATA
- a CDS encoding TolB family protein, whose amino-acid sequence is MKKTHRNALPIAVLGLLVAGMVLIVPAASAEASSLAEPGIMAQFPISLDGYSPDISGNIIVWYDVIDGSDDVLSYDLSTGVTTPICSGPSKAWDPAIDGNRVVYRDNPNGVYGIYLYDLQYKYRVPICTNTAGFPIEPAIDGDIVVWEEERNGRSNDIYMYDIATGAERLVCTAPDYQGLASVSGDRIVWRDDRNGEGDIYMYTISTDVETCISNAAGLQNRPAIDGDRIVWEDTRNGDYDIYLYDLSSGTETAICTDPGDQKYPDISGDKIVWQASGGTYQHDLSTGTTTLIVNDGYDPSIDGDLVVCEKNRGIYFYAP